The Malus domestica chromosome 10, GDT2T_hap1 genome contains a region encoding:
- the LOC103446082 gene encoding large ribosomal subunit protein uL2x: MGRVIRAQRKGAGSVFKSHTHHRKGPARFRSLDFGERNGYLKGVVTEIIHDPGRGAPLARVSFRHPFRYKKQNELFVAAEGIYTGQFIYCGKKANLVVGNVLPLRSIPEGAVVCNVEHHVGDRGTLARASGDYAVVISHNPDNDTSRIKLPSGAKKIVPSGCRAMIGQVAGGGRTEKPMLKAGNAYHKFRVKRNCWPKVRGVAMNPVEHPHGGGNHQHIGHASTVRRDAPPGQKVGLIAARRTGRLRGQAAANISKADK; the protein is encoded by the exons ATGGGAAGAGTCATCAGAGCTCAGCGTAAGGGTGCCGGTTCCGTCTTCAAGTCGCACACCCACCACCGCAAGGGTCCGGCCCGATTCCGGAGCCTCGACTTCGGCGAGCGCAACGGCTACCTCAAGGGCGTCGTCACCGAGATCATCCACGACCCGGGTCGCGGTGCCCCGTTGGCCCGTGTCAGCTTCCGCCACCCCTTCCGTTACAAGAAGCAGAACGAGCTCTTCGTCGCCGCCGAGGGCATCTACACCGGCCAGTTCATTTACTGCGGGAAGAAGGCCAATTTGGTGGTCGGAAATGTGTTGCCTCTCAGATCGATCCCGGAGGGAGCTGTGGTTTGCAACGTCGAGCACCATGTCGGCGACCGTGGAACCCTAGCTAGAGCTTCTGGTGATTACGCCGTTGTTATCAGCCACAACCCTGATAACGATACTTCCAG GATCAAATTGCCCTCGGGTGCCAAGAAGATTGTTCCCAGCGGGTGCCGTGCTATGATTGGGCAGGTAGCAGGGGGAGGAAGAACTGAAAAGCCAATGCTCAAGGCTGGTAATGCTTACCACAAGTTCAGAGTGAAGAGGAACTGCTGGCCTAAGGTTCGTGGTGTGGCTATGAACCCAGTTGAGCATCCTCACGGAGGAGGTAATCACCAGCATATTGGACATGCAAGCACAGTCAGGCGTGATGCTCCTCCTGGGCAGAAGGTTGGTCTCATTGCTGCTAGGAGAACTGGTCGTCTCAGAGGACAAGCTGCTGCGAACATCTCTAAGGCAGATAAGTGA
- the LOC103412340 gene encoding large ribosomal subunit protein uL2x, whose amino-acid sequence MGRVIRAQRKGAGSVFKSHTHHRKGPARFRSLDFGERNGYLKGVVTEIIHDPGRGAPLARVSFRHPFRYKKQNELFVAAEGIYTGQFIYCGKKANLVVGNVLPLRSIPEGAVVCNVEHHVGDRGTLARASGDYAVVISHNPDNDTSRIKLPSGAKKIVPSGCRAMIGQVAGGGRTEKPMLKAGNAYHKFRVKRNCWPKVRGVAMNPVEHPHGGGNHQHIGHASTVRRDAPPGQKVGLIAARRTGRLRGQAAANISKADK is encoded by the exons ATGGGGAGAGTCATCAGAGCTCAGCGTAAGGGTGCCGGCTCCGTCTTCAAGTCCCACACCCACCACCGCAAGGGGCCGGCGCGCTTCCGGAGCCTCGACTTCGGCGAGCGCAACGGCTACCTCAAGGGCGTCGTCACCGAGATCATCCACGACCCCGGACGCGGTGCCCCGTTGGCCCGCGTCAGCTTCCGCCACCCCTTCCGTTACAAGAAGCAGAACGAGCTCTTCGTCGCCGCTGAGGGAATCTACACCGGCCAGTTCATTTACTGCGGGAAGAAGGCCAACTTGGTGGTCGGAAATGTGTTGCCTCTCAGATCGATCCCGGAGGGAGCCGTCGTCTGCAACGTCGAGCACCATGTCGGCGACCGTGGAACCCTAGCTAGGGCTTCTGGTGATTACGCCGTTGTTATCAGCCACAACCCTGATAACGATACTTCCAG GATCAAACTTCCGTCTGGAGCCAAGAAGATTGTTCCAAGTGGGTGCCGTGCTATGATTGGGCAGGTTGCAGGAGGAGGAAGAACAGAAAAGCCAATGCTCAAGGCTGGTAATGCTTACCACAAGTTCAGAGTGAAGAGGAACTGCTGGCCCAAGGTTCGTGGTGTGGCTATGAACCCAGTCGAGCATCCTCACGGAGGAGGTAACCACCAGCATATTGGACACGCTAGCACTGTCAGGCGTGACGCTCCTCCCGGGCAGAAGGTTGGTC